A region of Candidatus Flexicrinis proximus DNA encodes the following proteins:
- a CDS encoding TetR/AcrR family transcriptional regulator has product MKTQKDDRRSRRTRQLIGAALVELMLEKQFESITVQDILDRADVGRSTFYAHYTDKESLLISQIEHVIHELETYTAEAGGAQHGLLPSLALFRHVKGHRRLMQAFVWGRGAEILTQGFQSQISKVIEDNIRSNIRAETAFPVPLAVVANFAASTFLLLLRWWYDEEMRHTPEQMDEMFKTLVMPGIHGLIG; this is encoded by the coding sequence ATGAAGACTCAGAAAGATGACCGCCGGTCCAGACGCACCCGCCAACTGATCGGCGCGGCGCTGGTCGAACTGATGCTGGAGAAGCAGTTTGAGAGCATCACGGTTCAGGACATCCTGGATCGGGCCGATGTCGGGCGTTCGACGTTCTACGCGCATTACACCGACAAAGAGAGTTTGCTGATCAGCCAGATCGAGCATGTGATCCATGAACTGGAAACGTATACCGCTGAAGCGGGCGGCGCCCAGCACGGACTGCTGCCGAGTCTGGCGCTGTTTCGTCATGTGAAGGGCCATCGCCGCCTGATGCAGGCGTTTGTATGGGGACGGGGGGCCGAGATACTCACGCAGGGGTTTCAGAGCCAGATCAGCAAAGTAATCGAAGACAATATACGGTCGAATATCAGGGCCGAGACTGCTTTTCCGGTGCCGCTGGCGGTGGTGGCGAACTTCGCAGCAAGCACATTTCTGCTGCTGCTGCGCTGGTGGTATGACGAGGAGATGCGCCACACGCCAGAGCAGATGGATGAGATGTTCAAGACGCTGGTCATGCCGGGCATTCATGGGCTGATCGGGTGA
- a CDS encoding carbohydrate ABC transporter permease, whose translation MATYRGSYYKKRNRNKDRNNAVKIGLLIGVSILMMAPVATAILGGIRTNGEFLARPFDIPRQGIQWHQYTEILVDDGFWNSFKNSILITAGVTILNVSLASLLAFAFTRIKFIGRGLLFNILSIGLLFPLVIAILPIFIQIRQIGLMDSLWGVILPIVAFGLPGSVVILRGFFLAIPIELEDAAYIDGCTTWGFFRHILIPLARPALAAVAVLQVIVGWNEYFLPLITLSNPKLWPLTLGIMQYQGQYGTDYARVMAYVVILMIPAVGFYLLTERYIVTGLTGGELKG comes from the coding sequence ATGGCGACTTACAGGGGTAGTTACTACAAGAAACGCAACCGCAACAAAGACCGCAACAACGCGGTGAAGATCGGCCTGTTGATCGGTGTCAGCATTCTGATGATGGCGCCGGTGGCGACTGCCATATTGGGCGGCATACGGACAAACGGCGAGTTCCTCGCGCGCCCGTTCGACATTCCACGGCAAGGAATCCAGTGGCACCAGTACACCGAGATTCTGGTGGATGACGGCTTCTGGAATTCGTTCAAGAACAGCATCCTGATCACGGCAGGCGTGACCATTCTGAATGTGTCGCTGGCCAGCCTGCTGGCATTCGCATTCACACGGATAAAGTTCATCGGGCGCGGCCTGTTGTTCAACATTTTGTCGATCGGCCTGCTTTTCCCGCTGGTGATCGCAATCCTGCCGATCTTCATTCAGATCCGCCAGATCGGGCTGATGGATTCGCTGTGGGGCGTGATCTTGCCGATTGTGGCCTTCGGCCTGCCGGGAAGCGTGGTCATTCTGCGCGGGTTCTTCCTGGCGATCCCGATCGAGCTGGAAGATGCAGCCTACATTGACGGCTGCACGACCTGGGGATTCTTCCGCCATATCCTGATTCCGCTGGCGCGGCCGGCACTGGCCGCAGTGGCGGTCCTGCAGGTGATTGTCGGGTGGAATGAGTACTTCCTGCCGCTGATCACGCTCAGCAATCCGAAGCTGTGGCCGCTCACGCTGGGCATCATGCAGTACCAGGGACAGTACGGCACGGATTATGCACGGGTGATGGCCTACGTGGTCATCCTGATGATCCCCGCAGTGGGTTTCTATCTTTTAACTGAACGCTATATCGTCACCGGACTGACCGGCGGCGAATTGAAGGGATAA
- a CDS encoding glycosyltransferase family 1 protein: MKLTIIAIGSRGDVQPCVAVGRGLADAGYAVRVATLASFEPLVRQQGLEFFPVEGDAQALTNELMLAQMKGGGLSLLRMYRGIMRSFGAIAESYQRAFADETLRDSGAILCQLPGGFYGYDLAEALGVPYIALSVIPQEITGAWPLSLLPSQFSLGRWYNRMTYRLGQQLAWHPFRRSINAFRRQLGLPPASFWWGNIRRIARERVPTLQGFSVHVVPTQPEWGDHIQTTGYWTLDESGWEPPADLAAFLDAGDPPVFVGFGSMPVPDPQQTTALILDAFRKTGCRGILHAGWAKLGAETLPDTVHSLDYAPYEWLFPRMSAVVHHGGSGTTGLALRSGVPSMVVPFTADQPFWGKRTHDLGAGPLPIPFSRLTADTLAQAMREMIQDGEMQRRAVQLREAMAEEHGVQRAVERIKAVLAN, encoded by the coding sequence ATGAAGCTGACGATTATCGCGATTGGTTCAAGAGGGGATGTCCAGCCGTGTGTCGCAGTGGGGCGCGGGCTGGCAGACGCGGGTTATGCGGTGCGCGTCGCCACGCTGGCGAGTTTCGAGCCGCTGGTGCGCCAGCAAGGGCTGGAATTCTTTCCGGTCGAGGGCGACGCGCAAGCGCTCACCAACGAGCTGATGCTGGCGCAGATGAAGGGCGGCGGTCTGAGCCTGCTGCGTATGTATCGCGGCATCATGCGGTCGTTCGGGGCGATTGCGGAGAGCTACCAGCGGGCGTTCGCCGACGAGACGCTGCGCGATTCCGGCGCAATTCTCTGCCAGCTTCCCGGCGGTTTCTATGGCTACGATCTGGCCGAGGCGCTGGGGGTACCGTACATCGCGCTGTCGGTTATTCCGCAGGAAATCACCGGCGCGTGGCCGCTGTCGCTGCTCCCCAGCCAGTTTTCGCTGGGGCGTTGGTACAACCGGATGACCTACCGGTTGGGGCAGCAGCTCGCCTGGCATCCGTTCCGCCGGTCGATCAACGCGTTCCGCCGCCAACTGGGCCTGCCGCCGGCCTCGTTCTGGTGGGGCAACATCCGGCGCATCGCCCGGGAGCGCGTGCCGACCCTACAGGGCTTCAGCGTCCATGTCGTCCCGACACAGCCGGAATGGGGCGACCACATCCAGACCACAGGCTACTGGACCCTCGACGAGTCGGGTTGGGAGCCGCCCGCCGACCTCGCGGCGTTCCTCGACGCCGGAGACCCGCCGGTGTTTGTCGGCTTCGGCAGCATGCCGGTGCCGGACCCGCAGCAGACCACGGCGCTGATTCTGGACGCGTTCAGGAAAACTGGATGCCGCGGAATCCTGCATGCCGGATGGGCGAAACTGGGCGCGGAAACGCTGCCTGATACGGTGCATTCGCTGGATTACGCGCCGTACGAATGGCTGTTTCCACGGATGTCCGCGGTGGTCCATCACGGCGGGTCGGGCACGACCGGACTGGCGCTGCGATCGGGAGTCCCTTCGATGGTCGTGCCGTTCACGGCGGACCAGCCGTTCTGGGGCAAGCGAACGCATGACCTGGGCGCCGGGCCGCTGCCGATCCCGTTTTCGCGGCTCACGGCGGACACACTCGCCCAGGCGATGCGCGAAATGATTCAGGATGGGGAGATGCAGCGGCGCGCGGTGCAGCTGCGCGAGGCGATGGCGGAGGAGCACGGCGTTCAGCGCGCAGTCGAGCGAATCAAGGCCGTACTTGCGAACTGA
- a CDS encoding extracellular solute-binding protein, which produces MRKANRFALLVTLVVLAAVLSVAGVVSAQEPVTIRWWHINTVPSQEQYWQSIADAFVAENPNVTIEITVLENEAFKSRLVTVMQAGDPPDLFQSWGGGVLWAYADAGLVRDISAELEGEWRDSISAQAALELYGKDGAYYGVPWTWGAVGMFFNRDLFTQAGLDPDNPPATWTDFLAAVQTLKDAGITPIALGEGDKWPGHFWWVYLALRIGGGDAFLSAYSREGAFTDAPFVEAGEYLSQLVALEPFQEGFLANGYGQQAGLVGDGIAAMELMGQWAPAVQVDNSEQGGIGESLDWFPFPTVEGGLGNATDVLGGGDGYAVGANAPDETIEFLKYITSAEVQAASVEPLGIVPTVAEAEAALEGNAIMQTIVGFRNNAPYFQLYYDQFLPPAVGGAVNDSVQGIFAGALTAEEAAQAIEDVAAFELE; this is translated from the coding sequence GTGCGTAAAGCCAATCGTTTCGCTTTGCTTGTCACACTAGTGGTTTTGGCCGCTGTTCTCTCCGTCGCGGGTGTTGTCTCGGCGCAGGAACCGGTCACGATCCGCTGGTGGCACATCAATACCGTCCCATCGCAGGAGCAGTACTGGCAGTCGATCGCCGATGCGTTTGTGGCCGAAAATCCGAACGTCACCATCGAAATCACCGTCCTCGAAAATGAGGCCTTCAAGAGCCGTCTCGTCACCGTGATGCAGGCGGGCGATCCCCCTGATCTGTTCCAGAGCTGGGGCGGCGGCGTGCTGTGGGCGTATGCCGATGCGGGCCTCGTCCGCGACATTTCAGCGGAACTCGAAGGTGAATGGAGAGACTCGATCTCCGCGCAGGCAGCGCTCGAACTGTACGGCAAAGACGGCGCCTACTACGGTGTTCCCTGGACATGGGGCGCGGTGGGTATGTTCTTCAATCGGGACCTGTTCACACAGGCGGGCCTTGATCCCGACAATCCGCCGGCGACATGGACCGATTTCCTGGCGGCCGTGCAGACGCTGAAGGACGCGGGGATTACCCCGATTGCCCTCGGCGAAGGCGACAAGTGGCCGGGTCATTTCTGGTGGGTGTATCTGGCGCTGCGTATTGGCGGCGGCGATGCCTTCCTGAGTGCTTACAGCCGCGAAGGCGCATTCACTGACGCACCGTTCGTTGAAGCGGGCGAGTACCTCAGCCAACTGGTGGCTCTCGAGCCGTTCCAGGAAGGCTTCCTGGCGAATGGTTACGGCCAACAGGCCGGCCTCGTCGGTGACGGCATTGCCGCGATGGAATTGATGGGTCAGTGGGCCCCGGCGGTTCAGGTTGATAACAGCGAACAGGGTGGTATCGGCGAGTCGCTGGACTGGTTCCCGTTCCCGACGGTCGAAGGCGGCCTGGGTAACGCGACTGACGTTCTGGGCGGCGGCGACGGCTATGCGGTTGGCGCCAATGCTCCCGACGAAACCATCGAATTCCTGAAGTACATCACCAGCGCCGAAGTTCAGGCGGCATCGGTCGAACCGCTGGGTATCGTCCCGACGGTTGCCGAGGCAGAAGCTGCGCTCGAAGGCAACGCGATCATGCAGACGATCGTCGGCTTCCGCAACAACGCGCCGTACTTCCAACTGTACTACGATCAGTTCCTGCCCCCTGCGGTCGGTGGTGCAGTCAACGACAGCGTACAGGGCATCTTCGCGGGCGCACTGACGGCTGAAGAAGCTGCACAGGCCATCGAAGACGTCGCGGCATTCGAGCTGGAATAG
- a CDS encoding class I SAM-dependent methyltransferase: protein MHGNDHSHPHPQAAPATQGRTISWASHYDLVVKLLSFGRENALRSRTLRQAAISSGESVLDVGCGTGTLTLLAKTQTGTAGNVHGIDASPEMIAVARQKSVQQKAEVDFQTGVIEALPFSDGTFDVVLSSLMFHHLPPDLKQRGLAEIHRVLKPGGRLLVVDMARPRTLAQRLTMFTLVHGGLSGDVSDLRPLMIALGYQGSQTGSIWGSIGFVQASRSPAQIPA, encoded by the coding sequence ATGCACGGAAACGACCATTCCCATCCCCATCCTCAGGCAGCACCCGCCACGCAGGGCCGGACGATCTCCTGGGCAAGCCACTATGATCTGGTGGTCAAACTGCTCAGTTTTGGCAGGGAGAACGCGCTCCGCAGCCGGACCCTCCGCCAGGCCGCCATCTCCAGCGGCGAATCTGTGCTGGATGTCGGCTGCGGCACGGGAACCTTAACCCTGCTCGCCAAGACTCAGACCGGCACTGCCGGCAACGTTCATGGGATTGATGCTTCGCCTGAAATGATCGCCGTGGCCCGCCAGAAGTCCGTTCAGCAAAAGGCTGAGGTGGACTTTCAAACCGGCGTAATCGAGGCGCTGCCCTTTTCGGACGGCACGTTTGATGTGGTCCTCAGCAGCCTGATGTTTCATCATCTCCCGCCCGACCTCAAACAGCGCGGGTTGGCAGAAATCCATCGGGTCCTCAAGCCGGGCGGCCGCCTGCTCGTCGTCGATATGGCCCGTCCGCGGACTCTGGCTCAGCGCCTGACCATGTTTACACTGGTTCATGGCGGCCTCAGCGGCGATGTGAGCGACCTGCGGCCCCTCATGATCGCGCTTGGCTACCAGGGAAGTCAGACCGGCAGCATCTGGGGGTCGATTGGTTTTGTCCAGGCCAGCCGCAGCCCGGCCCAAATACCCGCTTGA
- a CDS encoding 50S ribosomal protein L11 methyltransferase, with amino-acid sequence MNDRLNDAEGWVPCHIVHVPPRFVVRTLRSVDPEIAERYAEAPDPDALVIDIAEHAVFGTGAHATTQLCLTALAKRVTPGCRVLDLGCGSGILAIGAARMGAAQVLAVDIEPAAVAHTRDNAARNGVADRLEARTGSIEAADGVFDVILGNLLLPIFKRLTGQIAGALAEGGVAILSGVLEIQSGPMLALAAEAGLSHVETTAQRGWCTLVFRRE; translated from the coding sequence ATGAACGATCGACTGAACGACGCCGAGGGGTGGGTGCCCTGCCATATCGTCCACGTCCCGCCGCGCTTTGTGGTGCGGACGCTGCGGAGCGTCGACCCCGAGATCGCGGAGCGCTATGCAGAAGCGCCCGATCCGGACGCGCTGGTGATCGACATCGCCGAGCATGCGGTATTCGGGACCGGCGCGCACGCGACCACGCAGTTATGCCTGACGGCGCTGGCGAAGCGGGTGACGCCGGGCTGCCGCGTGCTGGACCTCGGCTGCGGGTCGGGGATTCTGGCGATCGGAGCGGCACGGATGGGCGCGGCGCAGGTGCTGGCCGTCGACATCGAGCCGGCCGCCGTGGCGCATACCCGCGACAACGCCGCGCGCAACGGCGTCGCCGACCGGCTGGAGGCGCGAACCGGCAGCATCGAGGCGGCGGATGGGGTGTTCGACGTGATCCTCGGCAACCTGCTGCTGCCGATCTTCAAGCGGCTGACCGGGCAGATCGCCGGGGCGCTGGCAGAGGGCGGGGTGGCGATCCTCAGCGGGGTGCTGGAGATACAGAGCGGGCCGATGCTGGCGCTGGCGGCGGAGGCGGGGCTGTCGCATGTGGAGACGACCGCGCAGCGCGGGTGGTGCACGCTGGTCTTCCGGCGGGAGTAG
- a CDS encoding FAD:protein FMN transferase has protein sequence MSSTLSVIHFRAMGCEVEIQLEAPDSPRILQGMPAAVEALEQSLSRFRPTSDLMRLNDHAGQWTPVGAVLFAAITEARRMALLTDGLVTPLVHNAMLAAGYTVSFDRLHNAQRHTSGSVVDWRELRLRRDSQEVFIPTGASLDLGGTGKGWAAAHLADQLEAYGPCCVNLGGDVALRGAPSGLAGWPVSVEHPGYSSDITLRDISVATSGIDFRRWQTQDGQWQHHIIDPRTANPAQTDVAAVTVTHRNLVTAEACAKAVLILGSAAGIRWLHSIWDAAAIVTLQDGTVLCSQNWLNIPQETLS, from the coding sequence ATGAGCAGCACACTCTCCGTCATTCACTTTCGCGCTATGGGCTGCGAAGTCGAAATTCAGCTCGAAGCGCCCGACAGTCCGCGCATCCTGCAAGGCATGCCCGCGGCCGTCGAAGCGCTGGAACAGAGCCTGTCGCGCTTCCGCCCCACCAGCGACCTGATGCGCCTGAACGACCATGCGGGGCAGTGGACTCCGGTCGGCGCGGTGCTCTTCGCGGCCATCACCGAAGCCCGGCGCATGGCCCTGCTCACCGACGGGCTGGTCACGCCGCTGGTCCACAACGCCATGCTCGCCGCGGGCTATACCGTTAGCTTCGACCGGCTGCACAACGCCCAGCGCCACACCTCCGGTTCAGTCGTCGACTGGCGCGAGCTGCGGCTGCGGCGCGACAGCCAGGAAGTCTTTATCCCCACCGGCGCATCGCTCGACCTCGGCGGGACGGGTAAAGGCTGGGCCGCCGCGCATCTGGCCGACCAGCTCGAAGCCTACGGCCCCTGCTGCGTCAACCTCGGCGGCGACGTGGCGCTGCGCGGCGCGCCCTCCGGGCTGGCCGGCTGGCCGGTCAGCGTCGAACACCCCGGCTACTCGTCGGACATCACCCTCCGCGACATCTCGGTCGCCACCAGCGGCATCGATTTCCGCCGCTGGCAAACTCAGGACGGCCAGTGGCAGCACCACATCATAGACCCGCGCACCGCAAACCCCGCGCAGACCGATGTCGCCGCTGTGACGGTCACTCACCGCAATCTCGTCACCGCCGAAGCCTGCGCGAAAGCCGTCCTGATCCTCGGCAGCGCCGCCGGCATCAGGTGGCTGCACAGCATCTGGGACGCGGCGGCCATCGTTACCCTGCAGGACGGCACCGTCCTGTGTTCGCAAAACTGGTTAAACATCCCTCAGGAGACCCTATCATGA
- a CDS encoding sugar ABC transporter permease, producing the protein MSSLSSAATAANIRQIAAADHRRRTLRRYAFAAAFVLPGMLLFFVFVLMPIGQSGVYSLYKWNGFGPPSDYRELANFEQLLKHSAFKSAVTHTVMLITLSLTIQLPLALGLALLVGRGTMPGRRIFRMLLFVPYVFSEIITALLWRYMLDPRAGFVNVAIGTFFPSYSPIAWLGEENLVMVAIFFVLTWKYFGFYMILYMAALQNVPGDLEDASRIDGASERQVLWNVTLPLLGPTLRLTVYLAVLGSIQQFAVVWVMTGGGPLDWSEMLGTYVFKFGIQRMQLGYGSAVAVVLFAFTLIFSLAYQGLVLRRDYGEE; encoded by the coding sequence ATGTCATCGTTGAGTTCGGCAGCGACCGCGGCAAATATCCGGCAGATTGCCGCGGCAGACCACCGCCGCCGCACACTCCGAAGGTACGCATTTGCAGCGGCATTCGTGCTGCCGGGGATGCTGTTATTCTTCGTCTTTGTGTTGATGCCGATCGGGCAGTCCGGCGTATACAGCTTATACAAATGGAACGGCTTCGGGCCGCCGAGCGATTACCGCGAACTGGCGAATTTCGAGCAGCTGCTCAAGCACTCGGCGTTCAAGTCGGCGGTGACGCATACGGTCATGCTGATCACGCTTTCGCTGACCATTCAGCTTCCGCTGGCACTTGGGCTGGCGCTGCTGGTGGGGCGCGGAACAATGCCGGGGCGGCGCATATTCCGTATGCTGTTATTCGTCCCGTATGTCTTTAGTGAAATCATCACCGCCCTTTTATGGCGCTATATGCTGGACCCGCGTGCGGGGTTTGTGAACGTCGCTATCGGAACTTTCTTCCCGAGCTACAGTCCTATCGCGTGGCTGGGTGAAGAAAACCTTGTGATGGTAGCGATCTTTTTTGTGCTGACGTGGAAGTACTTCGGCTTCTACATGATTTTGTACATGGCCGCGCTGCAGAACGTTCCGGGCGACCTGGAAGATGCGTCGCGTATTGACGGCGCAAGCGAACGACAGGTCCTGTGGAACGTGACGCTGCCGCTGCTGGGGCCAACCCTGCGCCTGACGGTATATCTGGCCGTCCTGGGGTCGATCCAGCAGTTCGCCGTGGTGTGGGTGATGACGGGCGGCGGCCCGCTGGATTGGAGCGAGATGCTGGGGACGTATGTCTTCAAGTTTGGCATCCAGCGGATGCAACTGGGCTATGGAAGTGCGGTAGCCGTCGTGCTGTTCGCTTTCACTCTCATCTTCAGCCTGGCATATCAAGGGCTGGTGCTGCGCCGTGACTACGGTGAGGAATAA
- a CDS encoding ferric reductase-like transmembrane domain-containing protein: MVKPAKWTDRLALLFSVLVIGGSVVFLLKTGAFAPILSSDAKLSWHLVRSTGISAYLLMAFSMIWGLFVSGQTIKNWSPGALSMTLHASVSWLSVILALIHALLLMLDTYYTYTLPDLFLPFTGPYRPVAVGFGTLAFWIGLLVALSFQVKKRIGNKAWKWIHMTSYAGFLMVSLHGILAGTDGEVLGFRLLVGGAVLTTVLLLGMRMGKDKAAVKPDAKDAPAKPERAPRPARPAAPAQPESTP; the protein is encoded by the coding sequence ATGGTCAAACCCGCGAAGTGGACCGACCGGCTGGCGCTGCTGTTCAGCGTCCTGGTCATCGGCGGATCGGTGGTCTTCCTGCTCAAGACGGGGGCGTTCGCGCCGATCCTGAGCAGCGACGCCAAGCTCTCCTGGCACCTCGTCCGCTCTACCGGCATCAGCGCCTATCTGCTGATGGCCTTCTCGATGATCTGGGGGCTGTTCGTCAGCGGCCAGACCATCAAGAACTGGTCGCCGGGTGCCTTGAGCATGACCCTGCACGCCTCCGTCTCCTGGCTGTCGGTCATCCTGGCCCTCATCCACGCCCTGCTGCTGATGCTCGACACCTATTACACCTATACCCTGCCCGACCTGTTCCTGCCGTTTACCGGCCCCTACCGGCCGGTCGCCGTAGGCTTCGGGACGCTGGCGTTCTGGATCGGCCTGCTCGTAGCCCTCAGCTTTCAGGTGAAGAAGCGCATTGGCAACAAGGCCTGGAAGTGGATTCACATGACCAGTTACGCCGGATTCCTGATGGTCTCGCTGCACGGCATCCTGGCCGGCACCGACGGCGAGGTGCTCGGGTTCCGGCTGCTCGTCGGCGGCGCGGTGCTGACCACCGTGCTGCTGCTGGGGATGCGCATGGGGAAGGACAAGGCAGCGGTCAAACCGGATGCCAAGGATGCGCCGGCTAAACCGGAACGCGCGCCGCGGCCCGCCCGTCCGGCCGCGCCTGCACAGCCGGAATCGACACCGTAA
- a CDS encoding LacI family DNA-binding transcriptional regulator, with amino-acid sequence MSVSRVLNGQAGVSEATRERILQAVRQLGYVPNAGFRTRVSAKLIALLIPDITTTYMGEILRGASGAAERLGYGLMLYTQGSHTSSLHAQRTSYYLSLLNSSIVDGVLMVVPLDYEVIVGDLKARQLPYVIIDHHSDTDSEPSVTATNRKGVLDAMRHLLALGHQRIGFITGRMDVACSHDRLQGYKDGLAEIGLEYDPALVLEGDFNQPSGFQHGRTLMQLETPPTAIVASNDVMAFGVMDAAKAAGFTIGKDLSIIGFDDVHMASQTYPRLTTVRQPMAEMGETALELLITLLEGRTALTMRRELPTELIIRESTGRAPQR; translated from the coding sequence ATGAGTGTTTCGCGCGTATTGAATGGTCAGGCCGGGGTCTCGGAGGCGACGCGAGAGCGTATACTCCAGGCTGTGCGGCAGCTGGGATACGTGCCTAACGCCGGGTTCCGCACGCGTGTTTCGGCCAAACTGATCGCGCTGCTGATTCCAGATATCACCACCACATACATGGGCGAAATCCTGCGCGGCGCATCCGGCGCGGCCGAACGGCTGGGTTACGGCCTGATGCTGTATACGCAGGGGTCGCATACGTCGAGCCTGCACGCCCAGCGCACGAGTTACTACCTGTCACTGCTGAACAGCAGCATCGTGGACGGCGTGCTGATGGTTGTCCCGCTCGATTACGAGGTGATTGTGGGCGATCTGAAGGCGCGGCAGCTGCCCTACGTCATCATCGACCATCACAGCGACACCGACAGCGAACCGAGCGTGACGGCCACGAACCGCAAAGGCGTACTGGATGCGATGCGGCATCTGCTGGCTTTAGGGCATCAGCGAATCGGGTTTATCACCGGCCGCATGGATGTCGCGTGCTCGCACGACCGTCTGCAAGGCTATAAGGACGGGCTGGCCGAAATCGGGCTGGAATACGATCCGGCGCTGGTGCTTGAAGGCGACTTCAACCAACCGAGCGGCTTCCAGCACGGGAGGACGCTGATGCAGCTGGAGACGCCGCCCACGGCGATTGTGGCGTCGAACGATGTAATGGCGTTCGGCGTGATGGATGCGGCCAAGGCGGCCGGGTTTACGATCGGCAAAGATCTTTCGATCATCGGCTTCGATGATGTCCACATGGCCTCGCAGACCTATCCGCGGCTGACGACCGTACGCCAGCCGATGGCGGAGATGGGCGAGACGGCACTCGAACTTCTAATCACACTCCTTGAGGGGCGGACCGCACTGACAATGCGGCGCGAACTGCCCACGGAACTCATTATACGGGAATCGACAGGCCGGGCGCCGCAGCGCTGA